CTACGCAACAGGTTTCCCAAAAGTACCGTGGGAAAGACCTCAAGTAAACGGCAAAGCATTAAAGTCTGGGCTATTTATACCGGCAGTCCACACTTCTGGGTAAAATGAGCCGGGTGGCGATCGAAAGAAGCCACAGGAAATTCTGTTCGCCTGATTTTGGAAGAATGGAATTACAAAACTAAAAAGGACGTCAGATTTAATCTGGTCCAACTCACGGACGAGAAAACACAGGGACAGTCATAAAAATGGTTCCTCCCGCAAGGAGGGTGACTATCCCAAGGTGACACCGCGTGGCAGAGGCAGAGCTCAGGCCCGAGTCCCCCGACTGCCTCTTCCTCAGCACGGTCCCCGCCCATGCCGAGGTAGGCCTGTGGCTTTGGGGatcagaggaaggaaggggggccACCCTGTCCCCGGCCAAAGAACAGGCAAACGCGGCGTTCTTCCGAGCAGAGACCCCGTTACCTCCGGAAGTCGTTCCTGTCGGTGACAAAGCGGTAGGCGCTCCGCAGCCATTCCCCGACGGTCTCGGGGGTTCCACTACCTCCGCCAGCGGCCCCCGCACACGGCCCCGCCGGAGACGGCCCCGAGGACCCGGTCGCAGCCATAGCAAGTAGCCCCAAGGGCTCAGCTCCACATGGGCGCGACTCACCAGCACGGCTGCTCGGCGCCCCTAATGAGCGTCACTTCCGGTTATGGCgggtttttttccttccctcctcctccactaTTAAGTCAAGCAACTCATGGCCGACAGGGGGCGAGCGTGCTCTATGGACAGGACACGTGGCTGGGAAAGCTGGGTTCTTCGAGGCTCAGCCCGCCCGGCTTGTCACTCGCGCACTAGGGTCACTGGGCGGTCCTTTTATGAAGTCTGACAGGCAGACTTGTAAAAGAACAGTGCCAAAGGATGGGAAAGGGCCCCGAGATATGAATTTTCTACTCCAACACACATTTGAGGAAAATAACAAGAGTGGAAAGTGAATGTGTTCCAAGTCATTCGGCAGTTTTATTCACACCACTGTCAGGACTCCAGCCGGCAGGCGCTAAGGGCGCCCTCCAAGGTGCGCCTGTTAACGGACCCCCAGGTTCCAGAACTAAACCGCGACTGAAAACGTGATCGCCCGAGGAAGCTGCTAGAAAAGCTAACGCGCCTCTCGGAGCTCCCGCTGACCCAGCAAGCGAAGAGCCAGGGTAGCCCCGAAGGTTCGAGACCCAGAAGAGTATCTGCCAATCAGGGCGCCCTCCCCCAGAACCCTCGCACTCACTCCCGCCCAGGAACGGGACCTCTGACGCCGCCTCCGTCACTGAGGGCTccagggggaagggggaggagaaggaagcgAGTGTTCCGTCTGGGACAGAAGCTCAGGGGCACATCCATCACACCCCCCTCTCCTCCCCGTAACGGAGGCAGAATTCTAGCAGACTCTGCACTGTCTCCCTGGGGTTCTGTCCCCCGCCTGCAAGTGAAGACTGCCAGGGGCATCAAGGCTCCCCGCCCCTGGCTGGGGCAGAGGCTGCCCAAGGAAAAAGCCATCAGGTTCAGAGTCTGAAGAGGAAGAACAAGTGGGGCAGGGGCCTTCTTCCCCTGGAAGTGGGGTCCGCACAGCACGCTTCAGCCTTCCCCCTGGGGGGCCGCCGGGCAGGGAGCTCCGAGGAATCCCGTCCTTCTCAAGGCTGTCTCTCGGCTGCTCCGTCCGGTTTTCATGGCAGGGAGTGGAGGAGACGGCAGTAGATTCACTGCTCTGGGAGGCTGTGAGAGCAAGCAGCAGAGGTCACCTGTCAGTGCACAAACATCACTCACCCGTTCTCAGTCTTCTTGCTGGATCATCGCCACATTGCTTTAAATAGGAGCATACAAGATCCcctcctttcctatttccttGTGAAAGCGGtctttcttcattagaatgtaagctccttgagagcaaggaaatctgtatttgtattcctaacgCTTACAATTCTGACTTGAATTACCTTTAACCTCTGGtgggcatttaaagttcttcaaaaaCCTGTATCTCCATTCATATACATTTGCTTTAACACAATCTGTGGTCCAGCCAAACTAGGCTTGCTGCTTCTCACCAAGAACACTTCACATCCCTAGTTTGAACCTTTACTTGTGCACCACAAGTTTGGAATGCCTTCCTCCTCTAGAGCCTATCAGtaagtaagcacctactatgtgcgcCAAGTCCTGTGCTAAACACTACGGATGCAAAGAACAGCAAAAAGGTTCTTTACAGGCTCAACTCTAAAGCCACCTGGTATAAAAGCCCTCTCCTGATCTCCCTCCTTTTGCCTTcttgcaaaattattttgtattttgtatatgcTTCTCTTTGTAAATATGGACTGAGATACAATGTAAGCTCTTGAGATAAGAGGATGTTTTACCTTTTGGTTATTGTATCTCTCATATCTATCAATGTTTAAAATGCCAGAGGACTGATCATTTGATACTTTTGTGTCAGGAGCTGGAGATGCAAAGACAGAGGATGGTGAAACTTAATGTGTAGCTGGAAGTGTCTTTAAAGGTCCACTCCAACTACTGGCAAGAGCTGAGCTCAAATTCCATTAACTCTCTCATCTTACCACAAAGAAAATTGAGGCcatgagaagttaagtgacttgtctaagatcatttAAGGAGTAAGTAGATTCTACAAGAAAGGGTCATTTTTGAGTCTCCCTTTTGAGGACCAATCCCCAACTCATCAAACTTGCTTAAGCATCCAGTTACTTCCGTGTTCCTGGCATCCAGCTTCAAGAGAGAGAGGGTGAGAGAAGACAATTCCACTTCAGAATGCTGAAGGAAAAGACTCTGGGAAGAACTAGCAGTCTCCATTATGTCTCTATATCCAGGATATAGAGTTTAGAGACTTCCAGGAGTTTCCCCTTAGCTGAGATCTAGGACCTCTAGGACCTCTGTCTTGACTAAGCTGTTAACTTGCTTCCAATGGGAGAGCGTCTTCACTCTGTATTGTCTGCTTTACATCCTTCTATGTAGACTTTCTCTGACTTTTGTTGTGCTGTGATTTATATAAATAGGtttctttgctatttgctatGTATTCATTGGGAAAGTGGGAAAGCCTTGAATATACATTTTCCTCCCCCAAATGACAAAGCAATCAAAAGTTACATGGAATCTGACTCTAGAATATAGGATATTCCTAAATTCCTAGATTATAATCCAGAGAATAGCTGGATATACTCTAACCTGATGCTCCCTCTCAATGAGGAGACCAAAGTAGTGGCCTAGAACCCCAGCTTCAGCTTTCTTTCTTGGTAGGAATAAAATCTTCCTTGGAGAAGGGTAGAGGAAAAGCTAGACATTTTTCTTCTGCCTCCTTTTGAGCCACAAAAAGATATCCCTTGCTATTTGAAGAGCCTTGCTACACATGTGGAACTCTTTGCTAACTGTGGGAGTTTTGTCTATAGGAATACACTTTTGGGTcacttatttttacaaaatattgttGGGTCTGGGGGGTAGGGTTTGGGTTTGTGGTTGTTTTTCCTAGAAGTTGGCCACTTAGCCCTATCTGtctaagtttccttatctttaaaaaagtttgaagaaggaaatggcaaaccattccagtatctttgcaagagaaccccaaatgggatcaaaaagACTCACATACAACTGAAAATTacaacaaaacttttaaattgcCATCATAAAAATTCAAGCCTTGAATGACACCACTTCCCTCAGCCTCCTTTCTCTTCTGATTGGAGAACTAGACAGTGGAGTAACAAATTCCTTTCAATGTCTTCTTTCAGAGGGCACAAACTGGACTTTTTGTCccccttcactcagcatctgctGCTCTGATCTCAACTTCATGGAACAAGATGCAAGATGCCCTATGCCAGATAGTCCCTGtgttcctctcttcttccccattatcacttccttttcctgaaaaatttttatatgtcCTCTCCTCCCATTttattgtaaactccttgaaggcatgGAGTTttgggtttttgggtttttttggttttgtttttggttttgtttttagtatccccagaatttagtatAGCACCTGGCAcaaagcaggtgcttaataaatgtttattagattaTATTGGATTGGGTTGGAATCAGATCCCAGCCTAGAGTCCCTCTAGTTGTATGTCCTTTAAGTTGGTTCTCTTTTCTTACCAAAAGCCTCTCCTCCTCCAGATTGGCTGGGGTCCAAATCAGAGTGAAGACGAATTTCAAAGCATCTGGGGCAACAGGGACCACTACCAGGCAGAGCATACTGCCCCGAGGTAAGCGGTCTCGTGCAGTCTAAGCAGCAGAAATGATTTTCATGCCAGTGCCTCCCTGCAGCCTCTGTGCACCGGCCAGAAAAGATGAGCTACAGAGGAAGGGTAAGAATAGAAAGAGAGATGTGAAGGGGCCTACTTGAGATTGGGGAGGGTAAGAAGCTTGCAGATTATAGAACATGAAGGCTGGTTGAGAGTACCTGGATCAAACACTAGACTGGAAGCTAGGATACCTGTGTCTTCAGAAATTCTCTGCCACTAACCTGACCAAGACTCTGTAGCTcaattttctaattcataaattgaGGGTACTGGGCTGCAATGGTTCTAAACTTGGCCCTCAGGAGGTCTCCAGCTCTTCTCCTGCACGAACtaccttccttctgttcttccttccttcccctcccaagTGAACCATACTTACTTGGTCACAGGCAGGGCATCGAGGTCGAAGCAGCTCTGCATGGTGCCTGCCACAGTACAGATGTCCCTTGTGGTAGAAATAGATCAGGTCTAGTAGGGCCTGGCTACAGGCCTGACAGGTAAAACAGTTAGGATGCCAGCAACTCTTCTCCCCTGCCCTAGCTGCAAACACCCCAGGCTCACCTGGTCTCAGATTTGTACCACACTGTGGAATAAGGAACAATGTTAGGAAAGAGCTAGGAGTAATTTCTATCCCTTCACTTTCCAGTCTCCTGCATGCAGTTTCTAGAACATTTATATCTTTTACTTTATTTCGAGCCTCTAAGGTCATCTTTAAACCATCTATTCCTCCTCTACCCCTCAGCCTCTGCCATTCCCCTGCAAAACATGGTTaccttttcatatatatacagttactcactcactcacacacatacacacacatacacatcctaGTCTCTATCATATTCTTTCctcaaatccaaattcttttgtaaccttcctccatttttctattcttctatGAAGTTTTCCCCAGATTCTATTTCTGTAATATTCTGTCTACACTCCTccttatagtttttttaaaaaattgaacttaaatgcataaggacaaaaaaattaacataaaaataGGTTTCATATAAAACTATGAATTTCTATTTCACActtttttaaaactatgtaataagtattatacttttattcttttttttttaaggatttgatATTTCATCATTGTAAGGTATCCTAGATAAGGAACTTCCAGTTCCAAACCAGATTAGCAATTTACAATTTTAAAGCATTGCCTAGGAGCACTGAGAggtagtgacttgctcagggttattcAGATGTGGAAGCTGATTCCTGGTTTTCTAGACTCTATGGTTAGCTCTCTATCCTCTCTGCCATACTCACTCTATCCCCCTCAATACTTCTATAATGCAAAACTAGCCCTTCCATATAATCCTGGAGTTGAAACAGAGATCTACAATGTTAGGAGGGGAGATGAGATAATAGTGACTCATTCTGGTCTAATGATGTCAAGAGGTAAGGATCTGGAATAGCTCACCTTCTCACACATGTGTCCTTCAAACCTAGGGGGCACCATTCGGATAACCCCTTGACCCAGGGCCTGCTGTCTCCGATGGGCACTGAACAGCCGAAGCTGGaatctctcttcttccccaaGCATTGAACAGTACCTTTCCTGTCAAAATTCACAGTGATTTGTAGTACATCAGTATTTGAAGGAGTACTAAATTTAGACTAAAAAAAGACATTATTGATTGCTAGAAAGGAGATAGAGAGATTATAGAGATTTCTTGCTTGAAAAGGAAAACTGTGAAGAAAAAGCTGGTAGATAGCctaataggagagagaaaaagaaagccaaGTGTAAGCGCATCTGAATCTCACCTCTTCCAGAAATTTTCTCATAGCACCAAAGAATGAGAAGTGACTTGAGGTATCATTTTGTCCAAACACttttatttagaagaattttttattattcctctctcttccctctatcCCCATTACATCCATCCCAATTAGCAATGTGAAATTTTCAACTTTTAGACACAGTCAACTCAAAGAATACAGGATGAATTGAAATGATCTGCTCTGGGAAAGAAGATaactaaaaaagaaagcaaggagAACAGGAGCTAAACAGAAGGAGGTGGTATCTGAGGCTCACATCACTGTCTTGTGGAGGCAACTGCTGCAGGAGGGTCCGGATCCGAAGCCAATTGGGAGAGTTGTCAGATTCCACATGGAAGGACTCCAGGTCATGGTGTGCAGGCACCTGAAGAAACAAACCAGAGACCTGGAACAACTGCTGGGAGTTTGAATGCATTTGGAGTTCTCTCATCTCTTCATCCACTCCATGGTAACATTTCACTTTTCTCCCCTACAGATTCTTTCTACATTTAGGGAACTCTTTGTTTGTTCCTGACTCCCTTTTATCAAAACTTGTGCCCTTAATAATGGAGACATTTGAGGGATTTAGGAATAGTCTCCATTTCCTAAAATATCAGTTCCACTGAACCTGAAACTTCACCATTAGAGATCCATTCCTTTGGCTAAGGGcttttcccatagttctcttttaaaatgtgaatattaAGGATGCATGAAATCCTTATACCTACTGCGAATACTCTAGTGGGTCTGGTTTTTGTTTAGAGAGATCTAGGGAATGCATATCTGGAGGtggaaagaattatatgagaCAATTTTGACTGAACTTTACTCAACTGGAAAAACAAATTCCCCAACAGCAGATAGAAGATTCTGCTTGttcaggaggaagaagagaaaagagcccTTATTACCCGCGAAGGTAGGGGATACGTTCCTTCTTCCTCCAGGGTGCAGTAGGTTTCACTGTCCAACAAGCAGACTGATGTCTCTTGATTCCTGAATGTAGATTTATCCTCTTGATGGTCTTGGTTGCAGACTTCAGTAAACTCAACCAGCATGAAGGGATCTACTCAGTAAAAGGGTCTATAATAACATCATCATTATAATGATAACTAgcctttatatagtgctttaaagcttgtcttaatcactgaatggatgttgcCTCACCAAACTGAGACCttttaaagatcttagcttaaaaacgTCTGGTTCTTTCCACAGCAGCcaaggccatctctagtcatcctgatttatatttTGCCATTGGACTCAAATGGctgaggaggagaaagtgaggctggtgagtGCACAGCCCTTCTCCACTTGCATGTCAaaacatcaccttcctgatatcatggtcctcttccagaacaaaggataaatgacaataacaaagttggcaaagcactttccaaatattatatgAGTCTCTCCTCACAAAAGCCATGGGAAATAGGTGCTGTCATTTATtcccatcttacaaatgagaaaattaaggcagt
The Sminthopsis crassicaudata isolate SCR6 chromosome 4, ASM4859323v1, whole genome shotgun sequence genome window above contains:
- the PRICKLE4 gene encoding prickle-like protein 4 gives rise to the protein MLVEFTEVCNQDHQEDKSTFRNQETSVCLLDSETYCTLEEEGTYPLPSRVPAHHDLESFHVESDNSPNWLRIRTLLQQLPPQDSDERYCSMLGEEERFQLRLFSAHRRQQALGQGVIRMVPPRFEGHMCEKCGTNLRPGTSVLWQAPCRAASTSMPCL
- the TOMM6 gene encoding mitochondrial import receptor subunit TOM6 homolog, whose translation is MAATGSSGPSPAGPCAGAAGGGSGTPETVGEWLRSAYRFVTDRNDFRRNLIVNLGLFAAGVWLARNLSDIDLMAPQPGL